A DNA window from Methanobrevibacter ruminantium contains the following coding sequences:
- a CDS encoding methanogenesis marker 12 protein, whose translation MVYVGMDHGTTGISFAIMNESQVLDVFKISREDSKAGKVSAIEELSKRVDLDDIELMIITYAMGDGISTILPMERVENRGILSIGGAGKVTGGGTSVYSEIENANLPVLMIPGIHKNCEWLGPLFRAAYSHHASPEKISIVYNAYLETNWENMIVADISSNSVDLLVEDGIIKGAIDACCGAMGVVHGPLDLEMIRDIDDGKRTANECFSHAGAIKIAGIDNKVAFMKDELLNNYRNGDEKAKLAIDTMIMTVAMEIAGLIAVSKNEIEGIVLTGSMGSMKDPVDFEKELNKYFKNKYQTKIISSESGAIGAAQIARDIAHGKREIMGIKVEL comes from the coding sequence ATGGTATATGTAGGTATGGATCATGGAACTACCGGTATTTCATTTGCTATAATGAATGAGAGCCAAGTTCTTGATGTTTTTAAGATATCTCGTGAAGATAGTAAGGCTGGAAAAGTGTCAGCTATTGAAGAATTGTCCAAGCGTGTAGATTTGGATGATATTGAATTAATGATTATCACTTATGCAATGGGAGATGGAATCAGCACCATTCTTCCAATGGAAAGGGTTGAAAACAGAGGAATCCTTTCAATTGGAGGTGCAGGTAAGGTAACTGGTGGAGGAACATCCGTGTATTCAGAAATTGAAAATGCCAATTTGCCTGTATTGATGATTCCAGGAATCCATAAGAATTGCGAGTGGCTAGGCCCATTATTCAGAGCAGCCTATTCCCATCATGCAAGCCCTGAAAAAATAAGCATTGTCTACAACGCTTATCTTGAAACCAATTGGGAAAACATGATTGTAGCAGACATCAGTTCCAATAGTGTTGACTTGCTTGTTGAGGATGGCATAATCAAGGGAGCTATTGATGCATGTTGCGGTGCTATGGGAGTTGTTCATGGACCTCTCGATTTAGAAATGATTAGAGATATTGATGATGGAAAACGCACTGCAAACGAATGCTTCTCACACGCTGGCGCTATAAAGATAGCTGGAATTGACAATAAGGTTGCTTTCATGAAGGATGAGCTTTTAAACAATTACAGAAATGGTGATGAGAAAGCAAAGCTTGCTATTGACACCATGATAATGACTGTAGCTATGGAGATTGCAGGATTGATTGCAGTAAGCAAAAATGAGATTGAGGGAATTGTTCTTACAGGGTCCATGGGTTCAATGAAAGATCCTGTAGATTTTGAAAAAGAGTTGAACAAGTACTTCAAGAACAAGTACCAAACCAAGATCATTTCAAGTGAATCCGGAGCTATTGGTGCAGCACAAATAGCAAGGGATATTGCTCATGGAAAAAGAGAAATCATGGGTATAAAAGTTGAGCTTTAA
- a CDS encoding undecaprenyl-diphosphate phosphatase produces MDIFQAIIIGLVQGLTEFLPVSSSAHLIFAQQALGVSDVGLAFDVLMHVGTLVAVIVYFFNDIVNMIKGFLLSLVDLKNGNFIEEIKKDPYKKLSWLTILATIPVGVVGALFNDSIESMFQGLTIPAFLLLVTGCLLYVSQRMNSGRIDVRNLTIKEALIIGCGQALAVLPGLSRSGTTIATGLFAGLDKEFAAKFSFILSIPAILGAAVFQLKDLSGGSVEIGACIAGFVVAVISGYLAISVLLKIVREKSLDIFAYYCWIVGIIVLIGSLIL; encoded by the coding sequence ATGGATATTTTTCAAGCAATAATCATTGGACTTGTCCAAGGATTAACTGAATTTCTGCCTGTTAGCAGTTCTGCTCATTTGATCTTTGCCCAACAAGCACTAGGGGTGAGCGATGTAGGGCTTGCTTTTGATGTATTGATGCATGTAGGAACCCTTGTAGCTGTAATAGTGTATTTCTTTAATGATATTGTAAATATGATTAAAGGATTCCTATTAAGTCTTGTTGATTTAAAGAATGGAAATTTCATTGAAGAAATCAAAAAAGACCCTTACAAGAAATTGTCTTGGCTTACAATATTGGCTACCATACCTGTAGGTGTTGTAGGAGCACTCTTTAACGATTCAATCGAATCAATGTTTCAGGGATTGACTATACCTGCATTCCTACTTTTAGTAACCGGTTGTCTTTTATATGTATCCCAAAGAATGAACAGCGGCAGAATAGATGTTAGAAACCTTACCATTAAAGAAGCTCTCATCATAGGATGCGGACAAGCATTAGCTGTATTGCCAGGACTTTCCCGTTCAGGTACTACAATAGCTACTGGATTGTTTGCAGGATTGGATAAGGAATTTGCTGCAAAATTCAGTTTCATCTTATCAATTCCAGCAATCTTAGGTGCAGCGGTTTTCCAACTTAAGGATTTAAGCGGAGGAAGTGTTGAAATAGGTGCTTGCATTGCAGGATTTGTAGTTGCAGTTATTTCAGGATACTTAGCTATAAGCGTATTGCTCAAGATCGTTAGAGAAAAAAGCTTGGACATATTCGCATACTACTGTTGGATTGTAGGAATAATAGTGTTGATTGGTAGTTTAATACTTTAA
- the ilvC gene encoding ketol-acid reductoisomerase, translating to MKMYYDDDVDAEVVADKTIAVIGYGSQGRGQSRNMADSGLNVIVGLREGGSSWQKAVDDGMNVKTIEEAAEAADIIHILLPDETQEKVYKEQIAPYVEAGNTISFSHGYNIHFGLIQPGEDVNIVMFAPKGPGSRVRTTYLDGFGIPGLVAIEQDATGDALQIALGMAKAVGLTRAGVIETTFQEETETDLFGEQAVLCGGLSALIKAGFETLVEAGYQPEIAYFETCHEVKLIVDDIYENGMAGMWHDVSNTAEYGGLTRGDRIITDATKAEMKAILTEIQDGTFKKQFEDENATDAANLKEMRAAEEREDIEVVGKRLRIACGLQKEDE from the coding sequence ATGAAAATGTATTATGATGACGATGTTGACGCAGAAGTCGTTGCAGACAAAACCATTGCTGTAATCGGTTACGGAAGTCAAGGACGTGGTCAATCTAGAAACATGGCTGACAGTGGATTAAATGTAATTGTCGGTCTTAGAGAAGGAGGTTCATCCTGGCAAAAAGCTGTTGATGATGGAATGAATGTAAAAACTATTGAAGAAGCTGCTGAAGCTGCAGACATTATTCACATCTTATTACCAGATGAAACCCAAGAAAAAGTTTACAAAGAACAAATCGCTCCTTATGTTGAAGCTGGAAACACTATTTCATTCTCTCACGGTTACAACATTCACTTTGGATTAATCCAACCTGGAGAAGACGTAAACATTGTAATGTTTGCACCTAAAGGGCCTGGATCTAGAGTAAGAACCACCTACTTAGACGGTTTCGGTATTCCTGGTTTAGTAGCTATTGAACAAGATGCTACCGGTGACGCATTGCAAATTGCATTAGGTATGGCAAAAGCTGTTGGTCTTACCAGAGCAGGTGTAATTGAAACCACCTTCCAAGAAGAAACTGAAACTGACTTGTTCGGTGAACAAGCGGTATTATGCGGTGGACTCAGTGCACTTATAAAAGCAGGATTTGAAACTTTAGTGGAAGCAGGTTACCAACCTGAAATCGCTTACTTTGAAACCTGTCATGAAGTAAAACTCATTGTAGATGACATCTACGAAAACGGTATGGCTGGAATGTGGCATGATGTAAGTAACACTGCTGAATACGGTGGATTAACCAGAGGTGACAGAATTATCACTGATGCTACTAAAGCTGAAATGAAAGCAATCTTAACTGAAATCCAAGATGGAACATTCAAAAAACAATTTGAGGATGAAAACGCAACTGATGCAGCAAACTTAAAAGAAATGAGAGCTGCTGAAGAAAGAGAAGACATCGAAGTTGTCGGTAAAAGATTAAGAATTGCTTGTGGATTACAAAAAGAAGACGAATAA